From a single Loigolactobacillus coryniformis subsp. coryniformis KCTC 3167 = DSM 20001 genomic region:
- a CDS encoding NUDIX hydrolase, which produces MDEIVFGERDPKLTYKTRIGAYVVVPDAAQKQILVVEPPNHSYLLPGGGIEPGESDVETIVRELIEEVGGTMQITDYLGRASEYFYSTWRKQAYYHPAHFYAGTGLIKTQAPLEGDFNQIKWMPLEEAAAALKRPTHRWALAKWRQQHHC; this is translated from the coding sequence ATGGATGAAATTGTGTTTGGTGAACGTGATCCTAAATTGACTTATAAAACCCGTATTGGTGCCTATGTGGTAGTGCCGGATGCAGCGCAAAAACAAATTTTAGTCGTTGAACCACCTAATCATTCGTATTTATTACCAGGTGGTGGTATTGAGCCTGGCGAATCTGATGTTGAAACGATTGTCCGCGAGTTGATCGAAGAAGTTGGTGGTACCATGCAAATTACGGATTATTTAGGCCGCGCTAGCGAATATTTTTACTCGACTTGGCGCAAGCAGGCCTACTATCATCCTGCTCACTTCTATGCGGGTACTGGCTTGATCAAAACGCAGGCACCATTGGAAGGTGATTTTAACCAGATCAAATGGATGCCGCTTGAGGAAGCCGCCGCAGCTTTAAAACGACCGACACATCGGTGGGCTTTGGCTAAATGGCGCCAACAACATCACTGTTAA
- a CDS encoding HD domain-containing protein → MDYRNQILPREKVLRDPVHNYIHVQHQVILDLINTKEFQRLRRIKQLGTASFTFHGAEHSRFSHSVGVYEIARQICDNFQRNFPTQQPGDGLWDDHERLVALCAALLHDIGHGPYSHTFEHIFATNHEQVTVAILTDPATEVNAVLRRVSPEFPEQVASVITHDYPNPQVVQMISSQIDADRMDYLLRDAYNTGTEYGKFDLTRILRVMQPYKEGIAFSMDGMHAVEDYILSRFQMYLQVYFHPVSRSMEVILQHLLQRVKTLYEENALPAEAVPHLLLPFLENDFTLADYLKLDDGVLTTYFIHWQDFDDPILSDLASRFLNRRPLKSVSVTEKTQNLLPKMRQLIAAVGYDTTYYTAINNSYDLPYDAYNPHSANPKTQIEISQPDGSLIELSALSDIVAAISGKMTGDERFFFPKEMLRQETTDNLFAATYQEFQSHILNGTLVP, encoded by the coding sequence ATGGACTATCGTAATCAAATATTGCCACGGGAAAAGGTTCTCCGCGATCCTGTGCACAACTACATTCACGTACAACATCAAGTGATCCTTGATTTGATCAATACAAAAGAATTCCAGCGCTTACGCCGCATCAAACAATTGGGCACTGCTTCTTTTACCTTTCACGGCGCTGAACATAGTCGGTTTAGCCACTCAGTTGGCGTTTACGAAATTGCCCGCCAAATATGTGATAATTTCCAGCGTAATTTTCCAACGCAACAACCTGGTGATGGCTTGTGGGACGATCATGAACGTTTAGTCGCCCTCTGTGCCGCGTTATTACATGATATTGGCCATGGTCCCTACTCACACACATTTGAGCATATTTTTGCCACCAATCACGAGCAAGTGACCGTCGCGATCTTGACTGATCCAGCAACTGAAGTCAACGCGGTTTTGCGGCGTGTGAGTCCGGAATTTCCCGAACAAGTTGCCAGCGTCATCACCCATGACTATCCTAATCCACAGGTCGTCCAGATGATTTCAAGTCAAATCGACGCTGATCGGATGGATTATTTATTACGCGATGCCTACAATACTGGCACTGAATATGGTAAATTCGATTTGACTCGTATTTTACGTGTTATGCAGCCCTACAAGGAAGGTATTGCGTTTTCCATGGACGGTATGCACGCTGTTGAAGACTACATTCTTAGTCGTTTTCAGATGTATTTACAAGTTTATTTTCATCCCGTTTCTCGCTCAATGGAAGTCATCTTGCAGCACTTGCTTCAGCGGGTCAAAACGCTTTATGAAGAAAATGCATTGCCAGCAGAAGCCGTGCCTCATCTGTTGCTACCATTTTTGGAGAACGATTTCACCTTAGCTGATTATTTAAAATTAGATGATGGCGTACTGACGACTTACTTCATTCACTGGCAAGATTTCGATGACCCGATCCTTAGCGACTTGGCAAGTCGTTTCTTAAATCGGCGGCCATTAAAATCAGTGAGTGTCACCGAAAAAACGCAAAATCTACTACCTAAAATGCGCCAATTGATTGCAGCGGTTGGTTATGATACAACCTACTATACCGCGATCAACAACAGTTACGATCTCCCCTACGATGCCTATAATCCGCATTCAGCTAATCCAAAAACGCAAATCGAGATCAGCCAACCGGATGGTAGCTTGATTGAGTTATCCGCATTGAGTGATATCGTTGCCGCGATCAGTGGCAAAATGACCGGCGACGAACGTTTCTTTTTCCCCAAAGAGATGCTACGTCAGGAAACTACCGACAACTTATTTGCCGCAACTTACCAAGAATTTCAAAGTCATATTTTAAATGGAACACTAGTGCCTTAA
- a CDS encoding DUF1934 domain-containing protein produces the protein MDLSTSLPIMIHLETVVQQDGESTQHIFDEPGQLVQVGRSLYIRYKETSEDDGTPVPVTMKLEADGDVKLTRGAKEGNQRLQLHFSRNTRVIARYQTPYGVIPIETVTPRLDIRIKEQPVSGEIYIEYQLFGGNDHLGDYQLRLVFTA, from the coding sequence ATGGATCTTTCAACAAGCTTGCCGATCATGATTCATTTAGAAACGGTTGTACAGCAGGACGGCGAGTCCACCCAGCACATTTTTGATGAACCCGGACAGCTCGTACAAGTGGGGCGCTCGCTATATATTCGCTATAAGGAAACTTCTGAAGATGACGGTACACCGGTGCCAGTAACCATGAAATTAGAAGCGGATGGTGATGTGAAGTTAACTCGTGGCGCTAAGGAAGGCAATCAACGACTGCAATTACATTTTAGTCGCAATACTCGCGTGATTGCCCGCTACCAAACGCCATATGGGGTGATTCCGATTGAAACTGTTACGCCGCGTCTGGATATTCGAATCAAAGAACAACCAGTGTCTGGCGAAATTTATATTGAATATCAATTATTTGGCGGCAATGATCATCTCGGTGATTATCAATTACGACTTGTTTTTACTGCATGA
- the rpoE gene encoding DNA-directed RNA polymerase subunit delta gives MELDVFKGQKKNELSMIEVAHAILEQKGDVMPFADLVNAIQKYLDESDEEVRNRLSQFYTDLNVDGSFISLGENVWGLRSWYPFDSVDEEVNHPEDEEDQPQRKRRKKVNAFLADVSDDDDVIDYNDDDPEDNDDDLDAEEDYVDDDDVSGDTDHDLLADVDADSDDAPDEDLPDGIEGELAEFDDDDDSFADDSDSDDDDDNA, from the coding sequence TTGGAACTCGACGTTTTTAAAGGACAGAAAAAAAACGAATTATCAATGATCGAAGTGGCGCATGCGATCTTAGAGCAAAAGGGTGATGTAATGCCTTTTGCTGACTTAGTCAATGCCATTCAAAAATATTTGGATGAAAGTGATGAGGAAGTCCGCAATCGTCTGTCGCAATTTTATACAGATTTAAACGTTGATGGTAGCTTTATTTCATTGGGCGAAAACGTTTGGGGTCTACGCTCGTGGTACCCATTCGATTCAGTAGATGAAGAGGTCAACCATCCAGAAGACGAAGAAGATCAGCCACAGCGCAAACGACGCAAGAAAGTTAATGCTTTCTTAGCTGATGTCAGTGATGACGATGATGTGATTGATTATAACGATGACGATCCTGAAGACAATGATGACGATTTAGACGCTGAAGAAGATTATGTCGATGATGACGACGTTAGTGGCGATACGGATCATGATTTATTGGCTGATGTTGACGCTGATAGCGACGATGCACCAGACGAAGATTTGCCTGATGGTATCGAAGGTGAATTAGCTGAATTCGATGATGATGACGATAGCTTCGCGGATGATAGCGATTCAGATGATGACGACGATAACGCTTAA
- a CDS encoding CTP synthase has product MTKYIFVTGGVVSSLGKGIIAASLGRLLKNRGLKVTIQKFDPYINIDPGTMNPYQHGEVFVTDDGAETDLDLGHYERFIDEDLNQYSNVTTGKIYSEVLQKERNGDYLGATVQVIPHITDALKEKIMRAAKTTDSDIIITEIGGTVGDIESLPFVEAIRQMKADVGRDNVLYIHATLIPYLRAAGEMKTKPTQHSVKELRGMGIQPDILVVRSEKPITQDMRNKIALFCDVTPEAVIESLDVDTLYQIPVNLQKQNMDDIVLDRFNMKNVPAADMTEWNGLLQRVRNLKGKTKIALVGKYVELQDAYISVTEALKHAGYFYDVDVEIAKFNAENVNEDNVAELLGDADGILVPGGFGDRGLEGKITAIKYARENNVPFLGICLGMQMACVEFARNVVGLKDAGSSETQPDIADPVIDLMADQNAKENLGGTLRLGLYPCVLKEGSVAAAAYDGAHEIQERHRHRYEFNNKYRDLLAEKGLVFSGVSPDNRLVEVIELPQNDFFVAAQYHPEFLSRPSRPEGLYKAFIKTASHS; this is encoded by the coding sequence ATGACCAAGTATATCTTTGTAACAGGCGGCGTTGTTTCATCATTGGGCAAAGGAATTATTGCAGCATCACTGGGACGGCTACTGAAAAACAGAGGTTTAAAAGTAACAATTCAAAAATTTGATCCGTATATCAACATCGATCCCGGCACTATGAATCCTTATCAGCATGGGGAAGTTTTCGTTACCGATGATGGTGCGGAAACCGATCTTGATCTTGGTCACTATGAACGTTTTATTGATGAAGATTTAAACCAATACTCCAACGTTACGACGGGTAAAATTTACAGCGAAGTTTTGCAAAAAGAACGTAATGGTGACTATCTTGGCGCAACCGTACAAGTTATTCCGCATATTACTGATGCTTTGAAAGAAAAAATCATGCGTGCCGCTAAAACGACGGATTCTGATATTATTATCACGGAAATTGGTGGTACGGTCGGCGATATTGAATCCTTGCCATTCGTCGAAGCCATTCGTCAAATGAAAGCTGATGTTGGCCGCGATAACGTGTTATACATTCACGCAACGTTGATTCCATATTTGCGTGCCGCTGGCGAAATGAAAACCAAGCCAACCCAACATTCAGTTAAGGAATTACGTGGCATGGGTATTCAACCTGATATTTTGGTCGTTCGTTCAGAAAAACCAATCACGCAAGATATGCGTAACAAGATCGCTTTATTCTGTGATGTGACTCCAGAAGCCGTGATCGAATCATTGGACGTTGATACGCTGTACCAAATTCCCGTCAACTTACAAAAACAAAATATGGACGATATCGTCTTAGATCGTTTCAATATGAAAAATGTACCAGCCGCTGATATGACGGAGTGGAACGGCCTATTACAACGGGTTCGTAATTTGAAGGGTAAGACTAAGATCGCGTTAGTTGGTAAGTATGTTGAATTACAAGATGCTTATATCTCCGTGACTGAAGCTTTGAAACATGCTGGCTACTTCTACGATGTCGATGTTGAGATCGCTAAATTCAACGCTGAAAACGTCAATGAAGATAATGTTGCAGAATTATTAGGTGACGCTGATGGTATCTTAGTTCCTGGTGGTTTTGGTGATCGTGGGCTTGAAGGAAAGATCACGGCAATCAAATACGCACGGGAAAATAATGTTCCATTTCTTGGTATCTGCTTAGGTATGCAAATGGCCTGTGTCGAATTTGCCCGTAACGTGGTCGGTTTGAAGGATGCGGGTTCTTCAGAAACCCAACCAGATATCGCTGACCCAGTAATTGATTTAATGGCTGATCAAAATGCTAAAGAAAACTTAGGTGGCACGTTGCGCTTAGGTTTATACCCTTGTGTGCTTAAAGAAGGCTCTGTAGCTGCAGCAGCCTATGATGGTGCCCATGAAATTCAAGAACGTCATCGTCATCGTTATGAATTTAACAATAAATACCGTGATCTATTAGCTGAAAAGGGCTTAGTATTCTCTGGCGTTTCACCAGACAATCGTTTGGTCGAAGTGATTGAATTACCACAAAATGATTTCTTCGTGGCTGCGCAATATCATCCCGAATTCTTATCACGGCCAAGTCGTCCGGAAGGCTTGTACAAAGCATTCATCAAGACTGCTAGCCATAGCTAA
- a CDS encoding UDP-N-acetylglucosamine 1-carboxyvinyltransferase: MKKMRIQGGKPLSGTVTIGGAKNSTVALIPASILADTPVTLDGVPDIRDVHNLMSILASMHVTSTFTADILKIDPTQIVPTPLPNGRIKSLRASYYFMGALLGKFGEAIVGLPGGDDIGPRPIDQHIKGFEALGAQVTNEHGAMYIKAPAEGLHGARIFLDMVSVGATINILLAAVRAKGRTIIENAAKEPEIIDLATFLNNMGAQIRGVGTDIIRIDGVDRLEAHNSHTIIPDRIEAGTYLAMAAAIGDGVLVKNIIPEHLDAFLAKMEEMGVQLDYHEDSIYVNPSDHLKMVQIKTSPYPGFATDLQQPITPLLLKARGEGLIIDTIYPKRVKHVPELIRMGADITIENDVIILHHADQLFGAEVSADEIRAGACLMTAGLMAQGETVISNVENILRGYDRVVDKLHSLGAQVEIIDDVEQISITSR; encoded by the coding sequence ATGAAGAAAATGAGGATCCAAGGTGGCAAACCGCTATCCGGCACGGTGACGATCGGGGGCGCGAAGAATAGTACCGTTGCGCTAATCCCCGCATCGATCTTAGCTGATACGCCGGTAACACTGGATGGGGTACCTGATATTCGGGATGTACATAATTTAATGTCGATCTTGGCATCGATGCACGTGACCTCAACGTTCACTGCGGATATCCTCAAAATCGATCCCACACAAATTGTGCCAACGCCACTACCTAATGGGCGAATCAAGAGTTTACGCGCTTCATATTATTTTATGGGCGCTTTGTTAGGTAAGTTTGGCGAAGCTATTGTTGGTTTGCCTGGTGGTGATGATATTGGACCACGGCCAATTGATCAGCATATCAAGGGGTTTGAAGCGCTCGGTGCCCAAGTAACGAATGAGCATGGTGCAATGTATATCAAAGCTCCCGCTGAAGGTTTACATGGTGCACGGATCTTTTTGGATATGGTTTCTGTCGGTGCCACGATCAATATTCTATTAGCCGCAGTACGGGCCAAGGGACGGACGATCATTGAAAATGCCGCTAAAGAACCAGAAATTATTGATTTAGCCACCTTTTTAAATAATATGGGGGCGCAGATTCGTGGCGTGGGGACCGATATTATTCGGATCGACGGCGTGGATCGTTTAGAAGCACACAATTCGCATACGATCATTCCTGACCGCATTGAAGCGGGCACTTATTTAGCGATGGCTGCGGCAATCGGGGATGGCGTGTTAGTTAAAAATATTATTCCCGAGCATTTGGATGCTTTCCTCGCTAAAATGGAGGAAATGGGTGTTCAACTAGACTATCACGAAGATAGCATCTATGTGAACCCATCAGATCATCTGAAAATGGTACAGATCAAAACATCGCCTTATCCAGGTTTTGCGACTGATTTGCAGCAACCGATTACGCCCTTATTGTTAAAAGCACGGGGCGAAGGGCTGATCATTGATACGATTTATCCGAAGCGAGTCAAACACGTCCCAGAACTGATTCGGATGGGGGCGGATATCACGATCGAAAACGATGTGATTATTTTGCATCATGCCGATCAGTTATTTGGTGCCGAAGTTTCAGCTGATGAAATTCGGGCCGGCGCTTGCTTAATGACTGCTGGTTTAATGGCGCAAGGCGAGACCGTGATCAGCAACGTAGAGAATATTTTGCGTGGTTACGATCGGGTGGTTGATAAATTGCATAGTTTAGGTGCGCAAGTCGAAATTATCGATGATGTCGAACAAATTTCGATCACTTCGCGCTGA
- the rho gene encoding transcription termination factor Rho, giving the protein MSDFLTMGELENQTLKEIYKYARDFKIPYYSQMNKKELSLAVLRAQAKKQGFVSMEGVLEIVSNDGFGFLRPINYGPSQEDIYISASQIRRFGLRTGDKVVGRARPPKPSERYYGLMHVDTVNGKDPEEAKQRPHFPALTALYPERQLHLETTEQQLATRLIDAFAPIGFGQRGLIVAPPKAGKTSLLKAIAAGIAKNYPDAYLIVLLIDERPEEVTDIERSVKGDVVYSTFDQQPANHARVSELVLERAERLVEDKQDVIILLDSITRLTRAYNLTTPSSGRTLSGGLDPAAFYRPKRFFGAARNIEEGGSLTILATALVDTGSRMDDVIYEEFKGTGNLELHLSRELSERRIFPALDIKQSGTRKEELLLAKNDLEAIWKIRRSMTGDALDYTEQLLRFMQRTSDNRAFFKNLNKLEFKQHRPRNYHR; this is encoded by the coding sequence ATGAGTGACTTTTTGACTATGGGTGAGTTGGAAAACCAAACCCTGAAAGAGATTTATAAATACGCACGTGATTTCAAGATTCCTTATTACAGTCAAATGAACAAGAAAGAATTGTCGTTGGCAGTTTTGCGAGCACAGGCTAAGAAACAAGGTTTTGTTTCAATGGAGGGTGTTTTAGAAATTGTCAGCAACGATGGTTTTGGCTTTTTGCGGCCGATCAATTATGGTCCATCGCAAGAAGATATTTATATTTCAGCTTCCCAGATTCGCCGTTTTGGGTTGCGTACCGGTGATAAAGTGGTTGGCCGTGCGCGGCCGCCAAAGCCTAGCGAACGTTACTATGGCTTGATGCACGTTGATACAGTTAATGGCAAAGATCCAGAAGAAGCTAAGCAACGACCGCATTTTCCAGCGTTGACTGCTCTATACCCAGAACGGCAGTTACATTTAGAAACGACAGAGCAACAATTAGCAACACGCTTGATCGATGCGTTTGCGCCGATTGGCTTTGGACAACGAGGTTTGATCGTAGCGCCACCTAAGGCCGGTAAAACTAGTCTGCTTAAAGCAATTGCTGCAGGTATCGCTAAAAACTATCCTGACGCTTATTTGATCGTTTTATTGATCGATGAGCGGCCAGAAGAAGTTACCGATATTGAACGTTCGGTTAAGGGCGATGTGGTCTATTCAACGTTTGATCAGCAACCAGCTAATCATGCTCGCGTTTCAGAATTGGTTTTGGAACGGGCTGAGCGCTTGGTTGAAGATAAGCAAGATGTGATTATTTTGCTTGATTCGATCACGCGGTTGACCCGGGCGTATAATTTGACGACGCCTTCCAGTGGGCGTACCTTATCTGGTGGTTTAGATCCGGCAGCGTTCTATCGGCCAAAGCGCTTCTTTGGTGCGGCACGGAATATTGAAGAAGGTGGTAGTCTAACGATTTTGGCGACGGCCTTGGTGGATACTGGTAGTCGGATGGACGATGTGATCTATGAAGAATTCAAAGGTACTGGCAATTTAGAATTACATTTGTCCCGCGAACTATCAGAGCGGCGAATATTTCCGGCATTGGATATCAAACAATCAGGAACGCGCAAGGAAGAGTTACTGTTGGCTAAAAATGATTTGGAAGCCATTTGGAAGATTCGCCGTTCAATGACTGGTGATGCATTAGATTATACTGAGCAGTTGTTGCGCTTCATGCAGCGAACTTCGGATAATCGAGCATTTTTTAAAAACTTAAATAAATTAGAATTTAAACAGCATCGGCCAAGAAATTATCATCGCTGA
- a CDS encoding type B 50S ribosomal protein L31, which produces MKKGIHPDYHPVVFRDSQTGFQFLSGSTKTSDQTVEWEDGNTYPLVLVEISSDSHPFYTGKQKFTQADGAVDRFNKKYGFTDANAAPAKD; this is translated from the coding sequence ATGAAAAAAGGAATCCATCCAGATTACCATCCCGTTGTTTTCCGTGACTCTCAGACAGGTTTCCAATTCTTGTCTGGTTCAACGAAAACATCTGACCAAACGGTTGAATGGGAAGACGGTAACACTTATCCATTGGTTTTAGTTGAAATCAGTTCCGACTCACATCCTTTCTACACCGGCAAGCAGAAATTTACGCAAGCCGACGGTGCAGTCGATCGTTTCAACAAAAAATATGGTTTTACCGATGCCAATGCTGCACCGGCCAAAGACTAA
- a CDS encoding multidrug efflux MFS transporter — MNSVQRKRPQWQQNLYVLWFGCFMTGMGFSLVLPFMSLYVDTLGKFTHMQLNFWSGLTYSATYLVTAIVSPWWGRLADRKGRKLMLLRASAGMAIIIGSMAFVTNVYQLVALRALQGVVSGFISNANALIATSAPRNKSGQALGTLSTGGVTGQMIGPLLGGSIAGFFGYRVTFLITALLLTTSFLLCLFFVHETFEPVEKGQQQPAKAIIQQLPQPQLIIGMFVTTMFIMAANNSISPIIALFVRELMHGNGNVPLISGIVAALPGIATLIAAPQFGKLGDRIGTQRILLLGLIFATIVYLPQGFVTNVWQLAVLRVFVGISDAALLPAVQTILAKYSPHTIAGRIFSYNQSFQSVGQVSGPLIGSGISGFLGYNGVFFTTAALEFINFVWVWRSTKPLRLKQKNNRQQ, encoded by the coding sequence TTGAACTCGGTTCAGCGCAAACGCCCGCAATGGCAACAAAACCTTTATGTCTTATGGTTTGGTTGTTTCATGACCGGGATGGGTTTTAGTTTAGTCCTACCTTTTATGTCATTATATGTGGATACACTAGGAAAATTCACTCATATGCAGCTTAATTTTTGGAGTGGTTTGACTTACTCCGCAACTTATCTAGTGACTGCGATTGTCTCCCCTTGGTGGGGGCGCTTGGCCGATCGTAAAGGTCGTAAATTAATGTTGCTACGTGCTTCTGCAGGGATGGCGATCATCATTGGGTCCATGGCCTTTGTCACTAACGTTTATCAGCTAGTTGCTTTACGCGCATTGCAGGGGGTCGTTTCTGGCTTCATCAGTAACGCTAATGCCCTAATTGCCACTTCCGCACCACGTAACAAAAGTGGACAAGCACTAGGCACACTTTCGACTGGCGGTGTCACTGGTCAAATGATTGGCCCCTTACTTGGCGGATCAATCGCCGGCTTTTTCGGGTATCGGGTCACTTTTTTGATCACTGCTTTGCTACTGACCACTAGTTTCTTATTATGCCTATTCTTCGTTCATGAAACCTTTGAACCTGTTGAAAAAGGGCAACAACAACCAGCCAAGGCAATTATTCAACAATTACCGCAGCCGCAATTAATTATCGGGATGTTTGTCACGACCATGTTTATCATGGCCGCCAATAACTCAATCAGCCCAATCATTGCCTTATTCGTGCGCGAATTAATGCATGGTAATGGTAATGTGCCATTGATCAGTGGTATCGTGGCTGCTTTACCTGGGATCGCCACTTTAATTGCCGCACCCCAATTCGGTAAACTTGGTGATCGGATTGGGACACAACGGATCTTGTTATTAGGACTAATTTTCGCCACTATCGTCTACTTGCCACAAGGTTTCGTCACTAACGTTTGGCAATTAGCCGTTTTACGTGTTTTTGTCGGCATTTCCGATGCGGCGTTATTACCCGCCGTCCAAACAATTCTAGCCAAGTATTCACCGCATACAATAGCCGGCCGAATTTTCAGTTATAATCAATCCTTCCAATCAGTTGGTCAGGTTTCTGGGCCATTAATTGGTTCAGGAATCTCCGGTTTTCTCGGCTATAATGGTGTTTTCTTTACCACCGCTGCATTAGAATTTATCAATTTCGTTTGGGTTTGGCGCAGTACCAAACCACTACGTTTAAAGCAAAAAAATAATCGCCAGCAATAA
- a CDS encoding LemA family protein: MLWIILIAILLAAVVVIGYISFYNGLVRSRNWTDEAWSQIDVQLKRRNDLIPNLVETVKGYAKHEQGTLENVIAKRNQLAAVPSDDHEQTMAVSNQLSAGLKDIFALAESYPDLKANQQFGQLMDELTNSENKIAYARQLYNSSAVNYNNKIETFPGNVIAPAHNFQKINYLETPEAEKAVPKVSF, from the coding sequence ATGCTGTGGATTATTTTAATTGCGATTTTATTAGCAGCGGTGGTCGTGATCGGTTACATTAGTTTCTATAATGGGCTGGTGCGAAGCCGTAATTGGACCGACGAAGCTTGGAGCCAAATCGATGTTCAACTCAAGCGGCGTAATGATTTGATTCCTAATTTAGTAGAAACGGTTAAAGGCTATGCTAAACATGAACAAGGAACCTTGGAAAACGTTATTGCCAAGCGAAATCAATTGGCGGCAGTCCCTAGTGACGATCATGAACAAACCATGGCCGTTTCTAACCAGCTCTCAGCGGGATTAAAGGATATTTTTGCCTTAGCGGAAAGCTACCCCGACTTGAAGGCTAATCAACAATTTGGTCAATTAATGGATGAACTGACTAACTCGGAAAACAAGATTGCTTATGCACGCCAACTCTATAATTCAAGTGCTGTAAATTATAATAATAAGATCGAAACTTTCCCAGGCAACGTGATCGCACCAGCGCATAATTTCCAGAAAATCAATTATCTGGAGACGCCGGAAGCAGAAAAAGCAGTACCTAAAGTTTCGTTCTAG
- a CDS encoding D-alanine--D-alanine ligase family protein: MQIYLLYGGQNAEHDLSIASAFAVIRAIYFKYYSVCPIYITQSGEWLRGATLHEPLPSAATLQLVAGDIAKFNENSPSVGVAIRPGELTVKDSIVFPVMHGQNAEDGTIQGLLQSLGVPYVGDGVLASAVGMDKIVSKMLFQQAGIPQAPYVPVLKAQWQATADKILARCEGSLLYPMYVKPANLGSSLGVSRVNDRASLIAAIEKAFEFASRVLVEQGIVAREIELGLLGDDTLKFTVPGEVLKKDNFVDYGAKQSRAALALDIPAQISAEVITKMQQYAQQAYAIMDGSGLARCDFFLTANGDVLLNEINTMPLFDQYAMYPQLWQKMGLNSGDLIEELIQLALKRFKRQRAQQNF, from the coding sequence ATGCAGATTTACCTACTATATGGCGGTCAAAATGCCGAACATGATCTATCGATCGCTTCGGCGTTTGCAGTTATTCGCGCAATTTATTTTAAATATTATTCAGTGTGTCCAATCTACATTACGCAATCTGGTGAATGGTTGCGTGGGGCAACGCTGCATGAACCTTTACCTAGTGCTGCCACTTTACAGCTAGTGGCCGGTGATATAGCTAAATTTAATGAAAACAGTCCGTCGGTTGGTGTAGCGATTCGGCCTGGTGAATTAACGGTCAAAGACTCAATTGTTTTTCCAGTTATGCACGGTCAAAATGCTGAGGACGGTACGATTCAAGGCTTATTGCAGTCACTGGGGGTGCCTTACGTTGGTGATGGCGTCTTAGCTAGTGCAGTGGGGATGGATAAAATCGTCAGTAAAATGCTGTTTCAGCAAGCTGGTATCCCACAAGCACCTTATGTGCCCGTGTTAAAAGCGCAGTGGCAAGCAACCGCCGATAAAATTTTGGCTCGTTGCGAAGGCTCACTACTTTACCCGATGTACGTTAAACCAGCTAATTTAGGTTCAAGTTTAGGTGTTAGTCGAGTTAATGATCGCGCATCGTTAATTGCTGCAATTGAAAAGGCCTTTGAGTTTGCTTCGCGCGTTTTAGTTGAGCAAGGAATCGTTGCCCGTGAGATCGAATTGGGCTTATTAGGCGACGATACCTTGAAGTTTACCGTTCCCGGTGAAGTACTCAAAAAAGATAATTTCGTTGATTACGGTGCTAAACAATCGCGGGCAGCCTTGGCTTTGGACATTCCGGCCCAGATCAGTGCGGAAGTGATCACCAAAATGCAACAGTACGCACAACAAGCGTACGCGATCATGGACGGTTCTGGTTTAGCGCGCTGTGATTTCTTTTTGACAGCCAATGGGGATGTCTTGTTAAATGAGATCAATACCATGCCACTGTTTGATCAGTACGCAATGTATCCACAATTGTGGCAGAAAATGGGCCTTAACAGTGGCGATTTAATTGAAGAATTGATCCAATTAGCGTTGAAACGCTTTAAGCGACAACGTGCGCAACAGAATTTTTGA